A section of the Vibrio vulnificus CMCP6 genome encodes:
- a CDS encoding helix-turn-helix domain-containing protein produces the protein MRLKKARKHAKITQKNLGIMIGMDESSASGRMNHYEKGRHTPDISTLRKMADALGVPLNYFFCEDEASAELATAISRLSEAKRNQVLKFVKSLEESDE, from the coding sequence ATGCGGCTTAAAAAAGCTCGCAAACATGCCAAAATTACCCAGAAAAACTTGGGGATAATGATCGGTATGGATGAAAGCTCTGCAAGTGGCCGAATGAACCATTACGAAAAAGGGCGACATACGCCGGATATCAGCACATTAAGAAAAATGGCTGATGCTCTTGGCGTGCCGTTAAATTACTTTTTTTGTGAGGATGAGGCGTCTGCTGAGTTAGCGACGGCAATCTCGAGATTATCTGAAGCTAAAAGAAATCAAGTGCTTAAATTTGTAAAATCACTAGAAGAAAGTGACGAGTAA
- a CDS encoding DUF2955 domain-containing protein encodes MFRSAANPVLRLVLAPSILLFYLSAHGALLPILAPIFVVIFLTIMPSKPPVDMLIKLLAVMVFVSLGVVLLGEQLIDSPTGYGLYCWALLFWSFYRSHENPKDILATFVLLVVIMMSVINLQFGISSFGLPALMLEASVIALIVTYFSFLLFPGDEKEIKTDEEDPKGANSHLGLIFFKSIAMALVMVALIASGSSQSILIGITISSMIRVPFSDDHRLFSRNRITTTAIGILFTLPMVLLSIVGWPTWALFGATLFLGLQLACFAMRQRCRMSIYQLLFTNFFVLVSQVLNYQGDDPFSSHLTRLISIATAILIGYLILNLTQTTSHYVVDKVD; translated from the coding sequence ATGTTTCGTAGCGCCGCGAATCCGGTGCTTCGTTTGGTTTTAGCACCATCAATACTGCTCTTTTATCTCTCAGCACATGGAGCGCTCTTGCCCATACTTGCCCCAATTTTTGTGGTGATTTTTTTAACGATCATGCCATCAAAACCTCCCGTAGATATGCTGATTAAGCTTCTTGCGGTTATGGTATTTGTCAGCCTTGGTGTTGTATTGTTAGGGGAACAGCTCATCGATTCTCCAACGGGCTACGGGCTTTATTGCTGGGCGCTTTTATTCTGGAGTTTTTACCGAAGTCACGAAAATCCCAAAGACATTTTGGCCACATTTGTCTTATTGGTTGTGATTATGATGAGTGTCATCAATCTGCAATTCGGTATATCAAGTTTTGGCTTGCCAGCACTGATGCTTGAAGCGAGTGTCATCGCGTTGATCGTCACTTACTTTAGCTTTTTGCTGTTCCCAGGCGATGAAAAAGAAATAAAGACTGATGAAGAGGACCCCAAAGGAGCAAACTCCCACCTGGGGCTTATCTTTTTCAAAAGTATTGCAATGGCCTTAGTGATGGTTGCACTTATCGCTTCAGGAAGCTCCCAATCCATATTAATTGGTATTACCATCAGTAGTATGATTAGGGTTCCATTTTCTGATGATCACCGCTTATTTAGTCGGAATCGTATCACGACCACCGCTATCGGTATACTCTTCACGCTCCCAATGGTTCTGCTTTCGATTGTTGGCTGGCCTACATGGGCACTGTTCGGCGCTACGTTGTTTTTAGGCTTGCAATTGGCTTGCTTCGCTATGCGCCAGCGATGCCGTATGAGTATCTATCAACTCCTGTTTACCAACTTTTTTGTTCTGGTCAGTCAGGTTCTAAATTATCAGGGAGATGACCCATTCTCCTCTCACTTGACGCGATTAATATCAATCGCAACAGCCATTTTGATTGGTTACTTGATACTTAACCTTACTCAGACTACTTCTCACTATGTGGTTGATAAAGTAGATTAA
- a CDS encoding HlyD family secretion protein, whose protein sequence is MSDTQSSSRKLSIYIITTILVIWLYSLWADRVTPITSSARIHSYLVQIAPEVTGNIIDVSVSDNQIVNAGDLLFRIDPRNYDIALRAAQAELELVGQSIGANTAAVEVAQARVVEALAARNNAREQAARTETLAKRGVLSKADLDNALESKTRAQAGLEAAEAALVQAKQNLGPAGNNNPQILAAMAKLEKAQLDLQKTNVTAPSKGVLTNVQLTNGQRANAGTPLLTFIDPRGVWISAQLRENSLEHIREGQRVDIVLDALPGRVLSGKIDSIGWGTGGSNNVDATTGFLVADNKAISAQRYPVNIVFDDVERLSNVRFGSQATVAVYTEKSKFGEWLASIWMHVLSVWTYVS, encoded by the coding sequence ATGTCTGACACGCAATCATCATCGAGAAAACTAAGTATCTACATTATTACCACGATTTTAGTAATTTGGCTTTATAGTCTTTGGGCCGACAGGGTTACACCAATCACCAGCAGTGCCCGGATCCATTCTTATCTTGTACAGATCGCACCTGAGGTAACAGGCAATATCATTGACGTTTCAGTCAGTGACAATCAGATCGTGAATGCCGGCGACCTTTTGTTCCGAATCGATCCAAGAAACTACGACATTGCTCTTAGAGCGGCTCAAGCAGAGTTGGAGTTAGTCGGTCAAAGTATTGGTGCAAATACTGCGGCCGTAGAGGTTGCACAGGCTAGAGTTGTAGAAGCTCTGGCTGCGAGAAATAATGCTCGTGAGCAAGCAGCCAGAACGGAAACACTGGCTAAGCGGGGGGTCTTAAGTAAGGCAGATCTGGACAATGCACTAGAATCAAAAACTCGTGCGCAAGCTGGGCTGGAGGCCGCGGAAGCAGCATTAGTGCAAGCAAAACAAAACTTGGGGCCTGCTGGTAATAACAACCCGCAAATTCTCGCGGCGATGGCCAAACTTGAAAAAGCTCAGCTTGACCTTCAAAAAACCAATGTTACTGCGCCTTCAAAGGGAGTTTTGACTAATGTCCAACTCACGAACGGACAACGTGCTAATGCTGGCACGCCATTATTAACATTCATTGACCCTCGTGGCGTATGGATCTCGGCCCAGCTACGAGAAAACTCTCTTGAACATATTCGAGAAGGGCAACGTGTCGATATTGTATTGGATGCGCTGCCAGGTCGTGTTCTCTCCGGAAAAATTGACAGCATTGGCTGGGGGACAGGAGGCAGTAATAATGTAGATGCCACTACAGGTTTTTTAGTCGCAGATAACAAGGCAATCAGTGCCCAGCGTTACCCTGTTAATATTGTCTTTGATGACGTAGAGAGACTTTCAAACGTCCGATTTGGTTCTCAAGCTACCGTTGCAGTCTATACTGAGAAAAGCAAATTTGGTGAGTGGCTAGCAAGCATTTGGATGCATGTACTGAGTGTTTGGACTTATGTTTCGTAG